From Xanthomonas citri pv. mangiferaeindicae:
GCTGCAGCGCGCGAGCAACGGCCTGCTGTATCCGGTGACGGCCGTCGACGCCGGTGCGCCGCGTGACCTGGCGCCCGTCGCACGCGAGGACGTGGGCGTGGCCTGGTATCCCAAGACACTGACCACCCCCGCGCTGGACGGCGGTATCGCACACGATGTCGCGCCGGGCGAGGACAGCTTGGCGGCCGCCATCGACGCAAGCGAGCCCGGTGACCGGCTCCAACTGCAGCCTGGCCTGTACCGCGTCAACCGGGTACTGGCGCTGGACCAGCCGCTCACCATCGTCGGCCCGAGTCGCGGCCATGCGCATGTGCAGTTCTCACGCCCGACCCTGTTCGAACTCCGTGCCGGCGGGTCACTCCGGCTGTCACGGCTGGACATCGACGGCACGCTGGCACCGAACGCCGCCGGCAACGCCGTGGTGCGCGTACCGTCGGACGGCCAGGCATTCAACTACACCCTGCAGATCGACGACAGCCATATCCACGGGCTGACGGCAGGCAGTGCCTTCCATGTCGTCGCCACCGGCAAGGGAAGCTTCGCTGCCCACATCGCGTTGAACCGCGTCACAGTCGAGGACGTCACCGGTAGCGTGATCGCTGCGGCGGCCGAAACCGATGACCGGGGGACCTACAACGTCGAGCAGGTCGATGTCCTGCACTCGCGCTTTGCGCGTATCGGCGGCCCGGTGCTGGATCTGTATCGCGGCGGCATCGACGAGAGCACGTTTGGCCCGACCCTGCGCGTCCAGGGCAACCAGCTCGAGCAGGTCGGCGTGGCCGATGACACCAGCCTGCGCCTGCACGGCGTGCAGCACGCGATCCTGGCCGACAACGCGTTCGCGCACAGCGGACGCGTGCGCTTCAGCCACAGCGTCGGCAGGCCTCGCCTGCAGATTCGACGCAACGTGCACGACGCCACAGCGGCGATGCAGTCCGACACCCCTGCCGAGACTCTGCCATGACACGCTCCCCGCTGCTGATCCTGCTGCTGACGGTTCCATTCAGCGCCGCCGGCCTGCCCGACGCGCAGGCCGGCCCCACGACCACGCAACAGGTCACCTCCGACGCGACGGCCCCCGTGCTGGTGACCGCCGCACAGTGGACACAGATGCGCCAAGAGGGCGCGCGCTTTCCCATGTTCGCCCGGGAGCAATCGCGCGCCGAACGGCGCGTGCGGGCCATGATGGACGCGGGCATCGACGTGCCGGTGCCACAGGACAAGGGCGGCGGCTACACCCATGAACAGCACAAGCGCAATTACCAGGCCATCCAGGCCGCCGGTGCGCTGTACAGGCTGACCGGCGACCCTGCCTACGCGAGCTTCGCGCGCGATCTGCTGCTCGCCTACGCCAGGCTGTATCCAGGCCTGGGGCCGCATCCGCAAGGTCGCGGGCAGATCCCCGGCCGGCTGTTCTGGCAGACCCTCAATGATTCGGTGTGGCTGGTCAGTGCGGCGCAGGGCTACGACGCGATCCGCGACAGCCTGAGCGCGGCCGATCGCAGCACCATCGATGACAACGTATTCCGGCCGATGGCGGACTTCCTGTCCGGCACACCGGAAAATTTCGACAAGATCCACAACCACGCGACCTGGGCGGTCGCCGCGACCGGCATGACCGGCTATGTGCTGCGCGACCACAGCTACGTCGAGAAGGCCCTGATGGGGAGCCGGCGCGATGGCGAGGCCGGCTTCCTCAAGCAGGTGGACCAGTTGTTCTCGCCCGACGGCTACTACGAGGAAGGCCCCTATTACCAGCGCTACGCACTGGCGCCCTTCATCCTGTTCGCCAATGCGATCGAGCGCAACGATCCGCAGCGCGGCATCTTCCGATACCGCGACGGTGTCCTGCTCAAGGCCGTCGACGCGCTGGTGCAAAGCAGCTACGGCGGCTACTTCTTCCCGATCAATGACGCCATTCTCGACAAAGGGCTGGACACCGAAGAGCTGGTCGCCGGCATCGGCATCGCCTACGCACGGACCGGTGATGCGCACTTGCTTTCGATCGCCGAAAGACAGGGGCGCGTCCTGCTGTCGCCTGAAGGGCTCCAGGTCGCCCGTGCGCTGGAGGAAGGCAAAGCCAGGGCCTTCGACTATCGGCCGCAGCTGCTTCGCGACGGGCCCGACGGCACCGAAGGCGGCCTGGCGATCCTGCGCATGGGCGGTGAGAACGGCCAGACGCTGGTGATGAAGAACACCAAGCAGGGCATGGGTCACGGCCATTTCGACAAGCTCAACTGGCTGTTCTACGACAACGGCCAGCGCGTGGTCACCGACTACGGCGCAGCGCGCTTCCTCAACATCGAGGCCAAGGCAGGCGGCATCTATCTGCCCGAGAACAGCAGCTGGGCGCGGCAGACGATCGCGCACAACACATTGGTAGTGAACGAGCAGAGTCATTTCGGCGGCGACTGGAGAACGGGCCAGGCGCTGGCGCCGACGCCGCTGCTGTTCGACATCACCGACGACACGCAGATCGCCTCGGCACGCATGGACGCGGCCTACCCAGGCGTGCGCTTCACCCGCACCCAGGCGCTGCTGTCCCACCCGGCACTTGGCGAGCCGGTGGTGCTGGACCTGCTGCGCGTGGAGGGCGATGCCCCGGCGCGCTACGACCTGCCCCTGCATTTCAATGGGCACATCATGGACGTGGGCTTCCAGACCCGGTCGGCGGTGACCACCCGCCCGGTCCTGGGCAAGGCCAATGGCTATCAGCACGTCTGGATCGATGCCAGCAGCGAACCGAGCACCGACGCGCGCAGCCTGACCTGGCTGCTGGACGGACGCTTCTATACCTACCGGTTCGCCAGCACTGCACCCTCGCGCGCGATGATTGGCGAGAGCGGCGCGAACGATCCCTCGTTCAACCTGCGCCGCGAGCCGATGCTGCTGCAACGCGTGGATGGCCAGACCAGCACGACGTTCTTCGGCGTGCTCGAACCACACGGCTGCTACGACGGCACGGCCGAGACCGTGCGCGGCGCCAACAGCCGCATCGACCGCATCACTCACCACCGCGGCGCTGACGCCGACGTGCTGGTGCTGCATCTCGACGGCGGCAAGACCGTCGCGCTGGGCGTGGCCGACGACCCGGCAGTGGGCACCCCGCACGAAGTCAGCGGCGACGGTCAGCAATGGCATTGGCAGGGCGGCTGGAAACGCTTCGACACGCCCATCGGCGAGGACGCGAAATGAAGGTGACCAACAACACCCGTTCCTACGTGCGCTGGCTGATCGTCGCCCTGATCGCGGTCGCGACGGTGATCAATTACATCGACCGCAACGCTCTGGCGGTGATGTGGCCGCAGATCTCGCAGGATGTTGGCGCAACCAAGGAGGACTATGCGCTGCTGGTGACGATCTTCATGCTGTTCTACGCCGCCGGCCAGTTCGTGTTCGGGCGCGTGTTCGACATCATCGGCACACGACTGGGCTTCGCGCTGTCGATCGTGGTGTGGTCGATCTCCATCGCCCTGCACGCGGTCACCCACTCCATCCTGTCTTTCGGCATCGTGCGCGCCATGCTCGGCATCAGCGAGGCCGGCGCATGGCCGGGCGCGGTCAAGGCCAACGCCGAGTGGTTTCCCGCACGTGAGCGCGCGCTCGCGCAGGGCGTGTTCAATGCCGGCGCCTCGATCGGCGCCATCGTCTCCGCCCCACTGATCGCGGTGCTGTTCCTGTGGCTGGGCTGGCGCGGCACGTTCCTGCTGATCGGTGCGATCGGCTTCGTCTGGCTGCTGCCGTGGCTGATCATCTACCGCGCAGGTCCCGACAGGCACCCGTGGGTGAGCGCGGCCGAGCGCGCGTTGATCCTCGACGCGCCTGCCGAAGCACCGGGCGCTCCCAGGCCGGAGTACCTGCCGACCGTGCGCCAGCTGCTCGGGCACCGGCAGACCTGGGGCATCCTCGCCTCGCGCTTCTTTCTCGATCCGATCTGGTGGCTGTTCGTGTCCTGGCTGCCGATCTATCTGGCCGACACCTTCGGTTTCGACATCAAACAGATCGGCATCTTCGCCTGGGTGCCCTATGTCGGCGCGATGATCGGCAGCCTTGGCGGCGGCTGGTTGTCCGGGCGCCTGATCGCCGCGGGCTGGAGTGTGGACCGCGCACGTAAATGGGCGATCACCCTGGGCGGCGCGATCATGGTCCCGGCCCTGATCGGCGCAGTGGTGGCGACCGATCCGGTCTGGGCCGTGCTGACGATCGCCTTCGTGCTGTTCGGTTTTCAGATCGCCATCGGCAACATCCAGACCCTCCCCGGCGACATCTTCCACGGCAAGTCGGTCGGCTCGGTGGCGGGCCTGGGCGGCATGGCCGCGGTCGCCGGCACGCTGATCACCACCTGGCTGGTGCCGGCGATGACCCGCGACTCGTATGCCCCGATCTTCATCCTGGTGGCGACCTTGGTGCCGGCCTCGCTGCTCGCGCTGTGGCTGATCACCGGCCGCGTCGAAAAGCTCGACGCTCCCGTCAAATCCCGCTGATTCCCCCAATGCTTCACTGGAGCTTTCAATGACCCAATTCAAGGACAAGGTGGCGATCGTCACCGGCGGTGGCCGTGACATCGGCCGCGCCATCTCGCTCAAGCTGGCTGCAGCCGGCGCGAAGGTTTGCATCAACTACGCCAATGACGAGGCCAGCGCGCAGGACACGCTCAAGCAGGTCCAGGCCGCAGGCGGCACGGCCATCGCCCATCGCGCCGACGTCACCGATGCCCACGCGGTGGCCGGCATGGTCGCCGCCACCCAGGCCGCGTTCGGCGAGCGCATCGACGTGCTGATCAACGTGGCCGGCGGCATGGTCCAGCGCCGGCCGCTGGCCGAGATCGACGAGGCGTTCTTCCACAAGGTGATGGATCTCAATATGAGCTCGGTCTACCTGACCACCCATGCGGTGGTGCCGCACATGGCCGAAGGCGGCGCGATCGTGAACTTCGCCTCGCAAGCTGGCCGCGATGGCGGTGGCCCGGGCGCGGCAATCTACGCCACCGCCAAGGCGGCGGTGATGACGTTCTCACGCGCGATGGCCAAGGAACTGGGCCCACGCGGCATCCGCGTCAACGCACTGTGCTGCGGCATGATCGCCACCCGCTTCCATGACGAGTTCACCAAGCCCGAAGTGCGCACCGCCGTTGCCGGGAATACCCCGCTGCGGCGTCAGGGACGCCCGGAGGAAGCCGCCGATGCCGCGCTCTATCTGGCGTCGGACGCGGCCGGCTTCATCACTGGTGCCAACCTCGACGTCAATGGCGGCACCTACTTCTCCTGACCGCCCAGGAGGGCTGCTATGCGTCGCTGGATCACTGGGTTCTCGATCGCACTTGCCTTCGGCGCCGCAGCGCTGCCCGTCCATGCCCAGGTCTGGGTGCCGGCATGGACCGCCTCGCCGGCACCGGACCGCCGGGAAGGCACGGCGGAGGCGCCACTACAATTCGCCAACCAGACCGTCCGCCAGGACATGCGCCTGGCCAGTTCGGCCACGGCGTTGCGTTTCCGCATCAGCAATGAGCTGGGGGAGGCGCCCCTGAGGATCGGCGGTGCGTCCGTTCGTCTCACCGGCACCGCCAGTCCGGCAAACCCGGTGACCTTCGACGGTCGCAGCGAGGTGGTGGTGCCGATCGGCGCGGCCATGCTCAGCGATCCGGTGCCGATGGTGGTGCCGGCGCTGGGCGATGTCTCGCTGACCGTGTACTTCCCCGATGCGACAGCACCGGCTGTGCGCCGCACCGCGCTGCGCGTTGCCGAGGGCCGCCAGGCCGATGTCGGCGATAACGTGCCACTGGCCTACCGCCAGAACGTGGTCTCGGCGGTCCTTGCCGAGCGCAGCAGCAAGCCGGTCGTGGTGGTCGCACTTGGCGATTCGATCACCGAAGGCGCCACTGCCACGCGCGGCAGCAACGGCGACTGGCCGGCGCTGCTGGCCCGTCGTCTGCAGCAGGCATGCCCGGACCAGGTGGTGGTGGTCAATGCCGGCATCAGCGGCAACAAGATCATGGACCACGGCCGCAGTCACAGCGCCTTGGCGCGCTTGGACCGCGACGTGATCGCGCTGCCGAACCTGGATCGCGTGATCGTGTTCGAAGGCATCAACGACATCCGCCACGACGGTGGCACGCCGCCGGTGGCCGGCCGCAATGCCGACGACATGGTGCTGGGCTATCGCCAGATTGCCGAACGCCTGCATGTCAACGGCATCCGCGCGATCGCCGCGACCATCACGCCGTTCGGCGGTTCGGATCGCTACGAGCCGGTCGCAGCGGCGACGCGGACCACGCTCAATACCTGGATGCGCAGCGGTCACAGCGGCTTTGATGGGCTGATCGATTTCGACGCCATCCTGCGCGACCCGCATCGCCCCGAGTACCTGCCCGACACTCTCACGCGCGATCACCTTCACCCCAATGATGCGGGCTATCAACGCATGGCCGACGGTATCGACCTGTCCGTGTTGGGATGCCCCGCGCAATAGCCCAAGCCACATCGCGTGACTTGGGGATGGAGAGCATCCCGCCCCGGGGCGACGGCGGGCGGCGTATCGACACGATCGGCACATGCAGCGCGGAGGCGGCGCCTCTATGCTTGCTGGCTGTCCCCCACGCCTGGAAGTTGTCGCATGCGTCGTTCTCTGCTCGCCGTTGCCGTGCTCACCGCCGCCCTTGCCGGCTGCAACCGGGAGGCGCCGAGCGCCCCCGCCAACGCGCAGGACGGCGCAGCCGCGTCGGCGCCCTCGCCCGCCGACGCGGCATTTGCCGAACTGTCGAAGCGCTACCTCGACGAGGTGATGGCGCTGTCGCCGGTGTCGGCCACGCAGATCGGCGACCACCGCTTCGATGCCGAGGTCGACGACCTGTCGGCAGCGGGCCGGCAAGCGGGCCTGGACTTCAATCGCCGCTACCTGGCCGAGCTTGGCGCGATCGACTTCGACAAGCTTTCGCGCGAGAACCGTGTGGACGCGCTGATCCTGCGCAACCAGCTCGAGTACGGCATTTGGGACACCGAGGTCATGCAGAGCTGGGCCTGGGATCCGCAGACCTACAGCGGACTGGCCGGGGGCGCGATCTACGGGCTGATGGCACGCGAGTTCGCGCCGATGCCCGAGCGCCTGAAGTCGGCGACGCAGCGCATGGAGAAGATCCCGGCGATCCTCGCCCAGGCGCGCGAGAACCTGGATCCGGCGCGGGTGCCGCCGACCCACGCACGTACGGTCGCGGCGCAGAACAAGGGCGTCCTGGCGCTGATCGAGACGTTCATCACGCCCAATGCCGACCAGTTGCAGGGGCAGGACCGCGCGCGCCTGGACGCGGCGGTCGAGACGCTGCGCGCCGCGGTCGAGGAACACCAGACCTGGCTCGACGGCACGCTGGTGCCCAATGCCAAGGGCGAGTTCCGCATCGGCGCTTCGATGTACGACCAGAAGCTCAAGTTCGCGCTCAACTCCTCGCTCTCGCGCCAGGACATCCGCCAGCGTGCCGAGGCCGAGCTGGCCCGCATCCGCGACGAAATGTACACGGTCGCGCAGACGGTGCTCGAAGGCCGCGAGGGTGCGCCCGAGACGCCGGCCCAGCCGACCGAGGACCAGCGCCAGGCGGCGATCGAGGCCGCGATGGAAGTCGCCTATGCCGATCGCCCCGGCCGCGACGAGGTGGTCGAGTACGCCCGCCACACGCTGGACGTGGCCACCGAGTTCGTCCGCAAGCACGACCTGGTCACCGTGCCCAACGACCCGGTCAAGATCATCCTGATGCCCGAGTTCCAGCGCGGCGTCGCGGCGGCGTATTGCGATTCGCCCGGCCCGCTCGACAAGGGCCTGGATACCTACTACGCGATCTCGCCGATTCCCGAAGACTGGAATGACGCCCAGGTCGATTCGTTCCTGCGCGAGTACAACAAGCACATGCTGCATGTGCTGACGATCCACGAAGCGATGCCCGGCCACTACCTGGAAGGCGCGCATTCGGTGAATCACCCCTCGACGCTGCGCGCTGTGTTCCGCTCCGGGCCGTTCGCCGAAGGCTGGGCGGTGTACACCGAGCGGATGATGGCAGACGCCGGCTACGCCGACAGCGACCCGCTGTTCCGACTGATGCAACTCAAGTTCTATGCGCGCGCGGTCGCCAACGCGATCCTCGACCAGGGCATCCACGTCGACAACTGGACCAAGGAGCAGGCGCTGGACCTGATGGTGCGCCAGACGTTCCAGCAGCAGAGCGAGGCCGAGGGCAAGTGGACGCGCGCGCAGCTGTCGTCGACCCAGTTGGCGACCTACTTCGTCGGCGCGCAGGAGCATTTCGACGCACGCAAGGCGGCCGAGGCCGCCCGCGGCGAGGCATTCAACCTCAAGCAGTACCACGACGATATGCTCGCCCAGGGCGCACCGCCGGTCCGCTTCGCGCGCCAGCTGATGCTCAACGAAGACATCCAGTAACCCGCGAAACCGGGGTCAGAGTGCAATTTCGGATGCAGGATCGACATGCAGCGCGATCCCTGGAAATTGCACGCTGACCCCGTTTCTATTGACCCCATTTTTTTTTGCACTCTGACCCCGGTTTTCAGGGGCGGGCGGCGGCGAAGGCCTCGGGCAGGGTCTGCACCTGGCCGCAGCGGCTGGGGTCGTAGCCGGGCAGCAGGCCGAGTTCGCGGCGGAAGCTGTCGCTGCGCAGCAGGGCGAGCAGTCCGCGCAGGCGCCCGGACTCGAGCACGTCGTTGTGGCACAGGAAGAAGTAGTGCTCGGTGACCAGCGGGTGGAAGTCCAGCCCGTAGCGCCGCGCCGGGGGCTCGAGCGCGAAGCCGACATCGGCCAGGCCGCTGGCGACATACGCGGCGACCGCGGCATGGGTCAGTTCCTCGACGTCGCAGGCGCGGATGCGGTCGAAGGCGATGCCGTGATCGGCCAGCATCGTCTCGAACAGCAGCCGCGTGCCCGAGCCGGGCTGGCGGTGGATCACGCGGATGTCGGGGCGCTCCAGGTCCTGCAGCGTGCCGATGCCCAGCGGGTTGCCGGCTGCCAGCACCAGGCCCTGCCGGCGAACGGCCAGGTGGATCACGCGATCGGCGTCGAGGTCGAGGCGCGGGCGGTAGTGCGCGAACAACGGCGCCTCGAGCATGCCGATCGGCAGGTGCAGGCCGGCGATGTCGCAGGCGCCGGTGCGTAGCGCGGTCAGCGCGTCGTCGGGGCTGCGGTATTTGAGGTCCAGCGCCACGTCCGCTGCCGCCATCTCACGACGCAGCGTCTCCACGCCGAAACCATGCGAAGCGTGCACGCGCAGCGGCCGCGCATGCGCGCCCACCGTGCGCTCGAGTTCGGCTTCCAGTTCGGTCGCCAAGCTGTCGAGCAACGGCGACAGGCGCGCGGCGATCCGACTGTCGGCCCAGACCAGACGCTCGCCGATCGCCGTCAGCGAAGCCCCCCGCCCCCGGCTCATCCGCAGCAGCGGTTGACCGAAGACCGCCTGCGCGTCCTGCAACCGTCCCCAGGCGTAGCGGTAGGAGACCCCGGTCTGGCGGGCAGCCGCGGCGAGCGATCCGGTCGCCCGCACGGCCAACAGCAGGTCGACCAGTTGCGACGACAAGCCCACGCCGTCGCTGTTTTCGAGCGTCCACTGCGGTTGGATACGCACCTTGTACATCGCGACGCCTCTCCTGCGCGGCAGCTCAAATAGGCTCTTGAAAGCCGATTATTAGACCAATGGCGCTTTTCGGATAGTCCATATGCGGATACCGTTGCGACACTTTGTCGCAGCCAATATGCACATCACAGCATATTTGGCCGCAGCGCCGCATCCGGCTGATCGATTCGGGAGGATCCATGGCCAACAGCACCGCAGTTCCGCTTCCTGCCGCCTCACCTTCGGGCGGCCTGCTGTCGAAGGAGCGCATCATCGCCAAGGCCGGCTTCAACCGTTGGCTGGTCCCGCCGGCTGCGCTGGCGATCCACCTGTGCATCGGCATGGCCTATGGCTTCAGCGTGTTCTGGTTGCCGCTGTCGATGGCTGTCGGCATCACTGCGCCGGTCGCGTGCGGGCCGGAGATGGGCTTCTTCGCACGCATCACCTCGGCCAACTGCGACTGGCAGATCAGCGAACTGCAGTGGATGTACACGCTGTTCTTTGTACTGCTGGGCTGCTCGGCTGCGATCTGGGGCGGCTGGCTCGAACGCGTCGGTCCGCGCAAGGCCGGCTTCGTGGCCGCGCTGTGCTGGTGCGGCGGCCTGCTGATTTCCGCACTCGGCGTTCACCTGCATCAGATCTGGATGCTGTGGCTGGGCTCAGGCGTGATCGGCGGCATCGGCTTAGGCCTGGGCTATATCTCGCCGGTGTCGACGCTGATCAAGTGGTTCCCCGATCGCCGCGGCATGGCGACCGGTATGGCGATCATGGGCTTTGGTGGCGGCGCGCTGATCGGCAGCCCGCTGGCCGACATGCTGATGCGCCACTTCGCGACCCCGA
This genomic window contains:
- a CDS encoding GDSL family lipase encodes the protein MRRWITGFSIALAFGAAALPVHAQVWVPAWTASPAPDRREGTAEAPLQFANQTVRQDMRLASSATALRFRISNELGEAPLRIGGASVRLTGTASPANPVTFDGRSEVVVPIGAAMLSDPVPMVVPALGDVSLTVYFPDATAPAVRRTALRVAEGRQADVGDNVPLAYRQNVVSAVLAERSSKPVVVVALGDSITEGATATRGSNGDWPALLARRLQQACPDQVVVVNAGISGNKIMDHGRSHSALARLDRDVIALPNLDRVIVFEGINDIRHDGGTPPVAGRNADDMVLGYRQIAERLHVNGIRAIAATITPFGGSDRYEPVAAATRTTLNTWMRSGHSGFDGLIDFDAILRDPHRPEYLPDTLTRDHLHPNDAGYQRMADGIDLSVLGCPAQ
- a CDS encoding MFS transporter yields the protein MKVTNNTRSYVRWLIVALIAVATVINYIDRNALAVMWPQISQDVGATKEDYALLVTIFMLFYAAGQFVFGRVFDIIGTRLGFALSIVVWSISIALHAVTHSILSFGIVRAMLGISEAGAWPGAVKANAEWFPARERALAQGVFNAGASIGAIVSAPLIAVLFLWLGWRGTFLLIGAIGFVWLLPWLIIYRAGPDRHPWVSAAERALILDAPAEAPGAPRPEYLPTVRQLLGHRQTWGILASRFFLDPIWWLFVSWLPIYLADTFGFDIKQIGIFAWVPYVGAMIGSLGGGWLSGRLIAAGWSVDRARKWAITLGGAIMVPALIGAVVATDPVWAVLTIAFVLFGFQIAIGNIQTLPGDIFHGKSVGSVAGLGGMAAVAGTLITTWLVPAMTRDSYAPIFILVATLVPASLLALWLITGRVEKLDAPVKSR
- a CDS encoding oxidoreductase, which gives rise to MTQFKDKVAIVTGGGRDIGRAISLKLAAAGAKVCINYANDEASAQDTLKQVQAAGGTAIAHRADVTDAHAVAGMVAATQAAFGERIDVLINVAGGMVQRRPLAEIDEAFFHKVMDLNMSSVYLTTHAVVPHMAEGGAIVNFASQAGRDGGGPGAAIYATAKAAVMTFSRAMAKELGPRGIRVNALCCGMIATRFHDEFTKPEVRTAVAGNTPLRRQGRPEEAADAALYLASDAAGFITGANLDVNGGTYFS
- a CDS encoding alginate lyase, which codes for MTRSPLLILLLTVPFSAAGLPDAQAGPTTTQQVTSDATAPVLVTAAQWTQMRQEGARFPMFAREQSRAERRVRAMMDAGIDVPVPQDKGGGYTHEQHKRNYQAIQAAGALYRLTGDPAYASFARDLLLAYARLYPGLGPHPQGRGQIPGRLFWQTLNDSVWLVSAAQGYDAIRDSLSAADRSTIDDNVFRPMADFLSGTPENFDKIHNHATWAVAATGMTGYVLRDHSYVEKALMGSRRDGEAGFLKQVDQLFSPDGYYEEGPYYQRYALAPFILFANAIERNDPQRGIFRYRDGVLLKAVDALVQSSYGGYFFPINDAILDKGLDTEELVAGIGIAYARTGDAHLLSIAERQGRVLLSPEGLQVARALEEGKARAFDYRPQLLRDGPDGTEGGLAILRMGGENGQTLVMKNTKQGMGHGHFDKLNWLFYDNGQRVVTDYGAARFLNIEAKAGGIYLPENSSWARQTIAHNTLVVNEQSHFGGDWRTGQALAPTPLLFDITDDTQIASARMDAAYPGVRFTRTQALLSHPALGEPVVLDLLRVEGDAPARYDLPLHFNGHIMDVGFQTRSAVTTRPVLGKANGYQHVWIDASSEPSTDARSLTWLLDGRFYTYRFASTAPSRAMIGESGANDPSFNLRREPMLLQRVDGQTSTTFFGVLEPHGCYDGTAETVRGANSRIDRITHHRGADADVLVLHLDGGKTVALGVADDPAVGTPHEVSGDGQQWHWQGGWKRFDTPIGEDAK